A genome region from Baekduia alba includes the following:
- a CDS encoding bifunctional salicylyl-CoA 5-hydroxylase/oxidoreductase — protein sequence MKIAIAGGGPGGLYAAILFRRLGHDVCVWERNAPDDTFGFGVVFSDETLGAFESADPVTYREITSSFARWADIDIHYRGESMTSGGHGFSALSRHRLLDILQRRAAFLGADIKYMTEAPPAAELRRDYDLVVAADGVNSVLRDAHAEAFGPSLERRKSKYMWLGTDLVFEAFTFSIVQTEFGIFQIHGYPYSDTMSTFIVETDEETWRRAGLEDSTELRLAPGENDEVSIDFCRQHFAAALGEHQVFGNNSKWLNFHTVRNEHWHDGNVVLLGDSAHTAHFSIGSGTKLAMEDAIALAWTIKESGPDEDVDAVLERYEHERRPVVASTQRAAQASLEWFEDIARYAGQDHHQFAFNLLTRSRRITYDNLRLRDAGFVAAVDREYHDRVSDGVQANTPPMFRPLRLGGLELANRVVVSPMDMYSAQDGSVGDFHLVHLGSRAIGGAGLVMTEMICISAEGRITPGCGGLYRDDHVAGWKRITDFVHANGRAKIGAQIGHSGRKGATNLMWDGIDRPLATGAWPIVSASPLPYFPDSQVPRELSREDMDVVRDQFVAATRRAVAAGFDLLEIHMAHGYLLSSFLSPLTNVRSDEYGGDLASRARFPLEVLDACRAAWPADKPLSVRVSATDWKEGGFDGDDAVALAKLLRAHGADIVDVSSGQVVADQKPEYGRTFQTPFADRIRNEAGIPTIAVGAITSYDDVNTIILSGRADLCAVGRPHLYDPYWTLHAAADQGYTVENGFSVEPWIVQYQGGKRRPNDGSVDVRKAPTRSFDPPVAATPSRWRADADTAARHAEENGHGSEHSESSPAPA from the coding sequence ATGAAGATCGCCATCGCGGGAGGCGGGCCGGGCGGGCTCTACGCCGCGATCCTGTTCCGCCGCCTCGGCCACGACGTGTGCGTCTGGGAGCGCAACGCGCCCGACGACACCTTCGGCTTCGGTGTCGTGTTCTCCGACGAGACCCTCGGCGCGTTCGAGTCCGCCGACCCGGTCACCTACCGCGAGATCACGAGCAGCTTCGCGCGCTGGGCCGACATCGACATCCACTACCGCGGTGAGAGCATGACCTCCGGCGGACACGGGTTCTCGGCGCTGAGCCGGCACCGCCTGCTCGACATCCTCCAGCGCCGCGCCGCCTTCCTCGGGGCCGACATCAAGTACATGACCGAGGCACCGCCGGCCGCCGAGCTGCGCCGCGACTACGACCTGGTCGTCGCCGCCGACGGCGTCAACAGCGTCCTGCGCGACGCTCACGCCGAGGCCTTCGGCCCGAGCCTGGAGCGCCGCAAGTCCAAGTACATGTGGTTGGGAACCGACCTCGTCTTCGAGGCCTTCACCTTCTCCATCGTCCAGACCGAGTTCGGGATCTTCCAGATCCACGGCTACCCGTACAGCGACACGATGAGCACGTTCATCGTGGAGACCGACGAGGAGACGTGGCGCCGCGCCGGGCTCGAGGACAGCACCGAGCTGCGGCTTGCCCCGGGCGAGAACGACGAGGTCAGCATCGACTTCTGCCGGCAGCATTTCGCCGCGGCCCTCGGCGAGCACCAGGTCTTCGGCAACAACTCCAAGTGGTTGAACTTCCACACCGTGCGCAACGAGCACTGGCATGACGGGAACGTCGTCCTGCTCGGCGACTCGGCACACACCGCGCACTTCTCCATCGGGTCGGGCACCAAGCTCGCGATGGAGGACGCGATCGCGCTCGCGTGGACGATCAAGGAGAGCGGGCCCGACGAGGACGTGGACGCCGTGCTCGAACGCTACGAGCACGAGCGCCGCCCGGTCGTCGCGAGCACGCAACGCGCGGCGCAGGCGAGCCTCGAGTGGTTCGAGGACATCGCGCGCTACGCCGGCCAGGACCATCACCAGTTCGCCTTCAACCTGCTCACCCGCAGCCGACGCATCACATACGACAACCTGCGGCTCCGCGACGCGGGGTTCGTCGCCGCCGTCGACCGCGAGTACCACGACCGCGTCAGCGACGGCGTGCAGGCGAACACGCCGCCGATGTTCCGGCCCCTGCGCCTGGGCGGGCTCGAGCTGGCCAACCGCGTCGTCGTCTCCCCCATGGACATGTACTCGGCGCAGGACGGCTCGGTCGGGGACTTCCACCTCGTCCACCTCGGCAGCCGCGCCATCGGCGGCGCCGGCCTGGTGATGACCGAGATGATCTGCATCTCGGCCGAAGGCCGGATCACGCCGGGCTGCGGCGGCCTGTACCGCGACGACCACGTCGCGGGCTGGAAGCGGATCACCGACTTCGTCCATGCCAACGGCCGCGCGAAGATCGGCGCCCAGATCGGCCACAGCGGCCGCAAGGGCGCAACGAACCTGATGTGGGACGGCATCGACCGCCCGCTGGCGACCGGCGCTTGGCCGATCGTCTCGGCCTCGCCGCTCCCGTACTTCCCCGACAGCCAGGTCCCGCGCGAGCTGTCCCGCGAGGACATGGACGTCGTCCGCGACCAGTTCGTCGCGGCGACGCGCCGCGCGGTGGCCGCCGGCTTCGACCTGCTCGAGATCCACATGGCGCACGGCTACCTGCTGTCGTCGTTCCTCTCGCCGCTGACCAACGTGCGCAGCGACGAGTACGGAGGCGACCTCGCGAGCCGCGCGCGGTTCCCGCTCGAGGTGCTCGACGCGTGCCGCGCGGCGTGGCCCGCCGACAAGCCGCTATCCGTGCGCGTCTCGGCGACCGACTGGAAGGAGGGCGGCTTCGACGGCGACGACGCCGTGGCACTGGCCAAGCTCCTGCGCGCGCACGGCGCCGACATCGTGGACGTCTCCAGCGGCCAGGTCGTCGCCGACCAGAAGCCGGAGTACGGACGCACGTTCCAGACGCCGTTCGCGGACCGCATCCGCAACGAGGCCGGGATCCCGACCATCGCCGTCGGCGCGATCACGAGCTACGACGACGTCAACACCATCATCCTGTCCGGCCGCGCTGACCTGTGCGCCGTCGGACGCCCACATCTCTATGACCCATACTGGACGCTGCACGCCGCGGCGGACCAGGGCTACACGGTGGAGAACGGCTTCTCCGTGGAGCCGTGG